A region of the Zymomonas mobilis subsp. mobilis ATCC 10988 genome:
GGCATAGCGTCCTGATTTTCCGCCATGACCTGCGCCCATGTTGATTTTGCATAATAATTCATTGTTATCGCTTTTGGTGGCTCGTAAGCGCGCTGTCCATTTGGCGGGTTCCCAATAGGTAACGCGCGGATCATTCAAGCCGCCGGTAATAAGCATTGGTGGATAGGGTTGTGCCTTTACATTATCATAAGGGCTGTAAGACAAGATAAGATCAAATGCCTTTTCATCGGTAATCGGGTTGCCCCATTCCGGCCATTCTCCCGGTGTCAAAGGCAGACTTTCATCCAGCATTGTATTCAGAACATCGACAAAAGGCACTTCGGCGACAACAGCACCCCATAAATTTGGGTCAGTATTGCTGACGACACCCATCAATTCACCACCGGCAGACCCTCCGTGAATCGCGATTTTTCCGGATTTGGTGAAATGATGTTCAATTAGGCCTTTGGCGACATCGCTAAAATCATGGAAGCTGTTCCAGCGTTTCTCCAATTTACCGTCCAAATACCATTGATAACCGAGATCATCGCCGCCGCGAATATGGGCAATGGCATAGGCAAAACCCCGATCCAGCAAGCTAAGGCGACTGGTCGAGAAATAGGGCGCGATGCTGATGCCATAAGCCCCATAACCATAAAGCAGTAATTTACCTTCGCCGTCTTTTTCAAAGTCTTTCCGATAGACCACCGTGACCGGCACAGAAACACCATCCCGTGCCTTTATCATCAGCCGTTCACTGCTATAGGCTTCGGGATCATAGCCCGAAGGGACTTCCTGCCTTTTTAAGAAGCGAAGCGTCTTTGAATCAGGATCATAATCATAAATGGTAGGTGGTGTGACCATCGATTCATAACGCAGACGGTAATAGACCGGATCATAGGCAGGGTTATGGTCAAAGCTAACGCTGTAGCTGGCTTCAGGAAATTCGATATATTCCAATTGGCCATCTGGATGACGAAGGATGATTTGATCCAAGCCTTCTTTCCGAGCGGATAAAAGCAGATGATCAGAAAAGGCATGCAAGCCCGTCAAATATAAGAGGTCGGAGCCCGCGATTTCAGTCTGCCAATCCGAAGCTGTATCAAAGCTGGCACTAGCCAATCTGAAATTGACATGATTGTCATTGGTTAGAATCCAGAGTTTACCTTGCCCGCTATCAACCGAATAAAGTCGTCCTGTTTTTCGTGGGCTGATAAGGTCAGGTGGGCTGTCGATATCATCTGTCGGGATAAGGTAAATCTCACTGGTCTGGTGATTACCGGATTCAAGGAAAATCCACTGTCTATCCTGACTGCGGGATAGAGAAACCCGAAAGCCATCATCCTGTTCGCGGTAGATTTCGCGATCTTGGCTACTGTCTTCCCCGATGATGTGACGCATTGCCCGATAATTACGCCAATTATCATTAACCTCGGTATAAAGCACGGCACGGGAATCGGCTGACCAGACAACCGCACCATTGACGACTGAACTGACGGTTTCAATATCCTTGCCGCTTTCAAGGTCGCGGATTTGTAAGGTAAAGCGTTCGGCACCGTTATTGTCACATGTCCAAGCCGCAAGACGTCCGTCAGGGCTGATACTCAAAGCACCCAGACGGAAATAATCATAGCTCTCAGCCTCGGCGGCTTCATCAATCAGAATTTGTTTTTTATCTTCTGTGTCAGCCATCAAACGGCGATACCATGCTCGATATTGACTTCCCGATTGGAAAGACCACCAATAAAGATAGTCTCCATCCTGCCATGGAACGGCCTGTTCATCCTCTTGTAATCGGGCTTTCATCTCCGAAAATAATTGGCCAGTCAAAGCAGCCCGAGGCTTCATCGCCTGTTCGAAAAAAGCGTTTTCCTGTTTGAGGTAATCGAGAATGTCCGGATCATCGACCGTAGGGTAATGCGGGTCTTTCAGCCAGGCATATTCATCCTGAAGCGTTTTACCGTGGAGTGTAAAACTATGGGCTCTTTTTTGGGCAACCGGAGGGCTAGGCAAAGCGGATGATTGCGACACAGAAAATCACCTTTATTTATAATTTCTGACATTGTCAGATATATTATGACGATATGATCTGACAGTATCAGAAAGTAATGTTATTATAGCTGCGTTTTATAAGAAGATAGGTCGAAGGAAGAACATGTCCAGTCACAGACAACGTTTAGGGGCGTTAAGAACAGAGTTAGCCCGCGAAAATCTGAATGGTTTTTTTGTCCCTTTGACCGATGAGCATATGAGCGAATATATCGGTGCCTATGCCTGTCGACTGGAATGGTTAACCGGATTTGGTGGTTCTGCTGGTTCTGCGGTCGTCTTAGAAGGACAGGCGGCTATTTTTGTTGATGGCCGTTATACTATTCAGGTCACAGAACAGGTCGATCCTGAATTATGGTCATATAAATCTTTACCCGCTGATGACCCTGTTGCATGGGCGATTGCTCATTTGAAGGCGGGGGACAGAATTGGATATGATCCTTGGTTAGCTAGCCTAGGATGGGAAAAACAAGCTCGCCGCCGTCTGGACGCTCAAAAAATTGAATTGGTGGCGCTACCGACAAATCCGATAGATGCTATCTGGTCTGACCGGCCTTTACCGTCTCAAGCACCGGCCTTTATTCAACCTGAAAATTTGGCGGGTAAAACTTCCGAGCAGAAACGGCATGAAGTCGCGGAATGGTTGAATGCAAAACAGGCAGATACGCTGGTTTTAACAGCACTCGATTCAATCGCGTGGCTGTTTAATATGCGCGGCAGTGATGTCAGCTGCACGCCAGTAGCTCTAGCTTTTGCCCTGACCCATAAAGATGGCTCGGCTGATTTATTTATTGATCCGGCAAAAACGGATGATGCTTTGAAAGAAGCTATGGGGAATGCGGTTCATTTCCACGATCAAGCGGATTTTCCTGATGCTTTAAAAGCATTATCTGGGAAATCGGTTATTGTTGATCCTGAAAGAACGGTAGCCGCTATTACCGCTTTGTTGCAGGACGGCGGCGCGCGCCTTTCCTATGACCGTGATCCAGTTGTTTTGATGAAGGCGATTAAAAACCGCGCCGAGATTGAAGGCCATCGCCAAGCCCAACTTTGGGATGCGGTCGCTCTTGCAAAATTTTTCTATTGGTTATCCCAAACGGCACCAAAAAGGCAGCTGACCGAATTATCAGCAGCTGAAAAACTACTGTCCTTCCGTCAGGAAAGCGGTCATCTGGTCGACCTGTCTTTTGAAACGATTTCTGCCGCGGCGGCGCATAGTGCTATTCCTCATTATCGGGTGACAGAAGCCAGCAATCTGCCTTTGAAAAAAGATGAAATTTATCTGGTGGATTCCGGCGGGCAATATCCGAATGGCACGACTGATGTGACCCGCACGGTAATCATCGGCACCCCTACCGAAGAAATGAAACAGCGTTTTACGCTGGTATTAAAAGGGCATATCGCTTTGGCAACAGCCGTCTTTCCGGCCGGCACATCGGGGGGGCAATTAGACAGTTTTGCGCGCCAATATCTCTGGCGGGCAGGCGTTGATTATGCTCATGGGACGGGACATGGCGTAGGTGCCTTTTTATCCGTGCATGAAGGCCCGCAACGTATTTCGCCATCTGGTGGCGCTTTTTCTGGCGGGAACGAGGTTCTGCGGGCGGGTATGATCCTGTCTAATGAGCCGGGTTATTATAAATCAGGCGCCTTCGGTATTCGTATCGAGAATTTGTTGCTGGTTAAGCCCGTTGAGGTCGCAGAGGCAGAAAAACCTTGCCTTGCCTTCGAGACATTAAACTTCACGCCAATAGACAGAAATCTGATTAATTCCTCTCTTTTGAGCGAATCAGAAATAAGCTGGCTGAACCAATATCATCAGGAAGTTTGTCAAAAACTGTTACCTTTCCTGTCCATGCAGGAAGCCGAATGGCTGAAAGCCGCGACCGCGCCTTTGAGGGGATAGTGATTATATGAAAAATATTAGAGGACGCAATCTTTTTAATAAAAAATAGGTTATATTTTATATAATCCTTGCGAGAAGTTTGGCGTAACTGTAACAACAATACGTTTGAATGCGCGGGATAGAGGAAGCGCTTGTGAAAAAAATTGAAGTCGTCATCAAGCCTTTTAAACTGGAAGACGTTAAGGCCGCTCTGACGGATGCCGGTATATCCGGTATTACCGTTACAGAGACACGTGGATACGGCCGTCAGAAAGGGCATACCGAGTTATATCGGGGCGCTGAATATGTCGTCGACTTTCTGCCCAAGGTAAAACTGGAAACAGTGGTGCCGGACGAATTGGTAGAAAATGTGGTCGAGGCTGTCACAGTGGCTGCCAGAACAGGCCGTATCGGGGACGGAAAGATTTTTATAAGCGATGTGTTGGACGCTATCCGTATTCGTACCGGAGAGAGAGGTATCGAAGCGATTTAAGCTGCACTGGTTAATTGTAAAGAACAGGCTTTTAAGCTACGCACATCTGTTTTTCGTCTCTCCCCTGTCAGGACATTAAAGGGTAATCATATTATGGCCAATTCGGCATCTGATCTGCTTAAGCTTATCAAGGAAAAAGAAATCGACTGGGTCGATCTGCGTTTCACCGACCCCAAAGGCAAATGGCAACATCTGACCATGGCAAGCACGGTTGTCGGTGAAGACGATCTGAATGACGGTTTTATGTTTGACGGTTCTTCCATTGAAGGATGGAAAACGATCAACGAAAGCGACATGATCCTGAAACCTGATCTGGACGCTTTTTACATTGATCCTTTCTCGGCATCCCCAATGCTGATTTTGATCTGCGATATTGTTGAACCTGCAACGGGCGAATTTTACAGCCGCGACCCGCGTTCGACCGCTAAGCGGGCAGAAGCCTATGTTAAAACTTTGGGTCTGGGTGATACTGTTTACATTGGCCCTGAAGCTGAATTTTTCCTGTTTGATGATGTCCGTTTTGACAGTGGCTATAACGGCAGCTTCTATCGGGTTGATGATATCGAATTGCCGACCAACAGCGGTCGCGAATATGACAATGGGAACCTTGCTCATCGTCCGGGCGTCAAAGGCGGTTACTTCCCAGTTGCTCCGGTTGATTCCGCTGTTGATATCCGTAGCGAAATGGTCTCAACGATGTTGGAAATGGGTCTCCCCATGGACAAACATCACCATGAAGTGGCACCTGCCCAGCATGAATTAGGTTTAACCTTTGGCACGCTCACGCAGACGGCTGATCGTATGCAGGTCTATAAATATGTCGTGCATCAGATTGCACAGGCCTATGGCAAGACCGCAACCTTTATGCCCAAGCCGATTTCCGGTGATAACGGTTCTGGCATGCATACCCATATTTCTATCTGGGATGGTGGTAAGCCGACTTTTGCCGGTTCTGAATATGCTGGCTTGTCCGAAAATGCCCTGTATTTTATCGGTGGTATTATCCGCCACGCCAAAGCTATCAATGGTTTGACCAATCCGTCAACCAACAGCTACAAACGTCTGGTTCCGGGTTTTGAAGCGCCTGTTCTTTTGGCCTATTCTGCCCGTAACCGCTCTGCTTCCTGCCGTATTCCTTATGGTACCGGTGAAAAATCTCGCCGCGTTGAAATCCGCTTCCCGGATGCAACCGCCAACCCGTATCTCTGCTATACGGCTCTGTTGATGGCTGGTATCGACGGTATTCAGAACAAGATTCATCCGGGTGAAGCCATGGATTGCAATCTTTATGATCTGCCGCCGGAAGAATTGGCCAAGGTTCCGACCGTAGCCGGTTCTTTGCGTGAAGCTTTGGATGCTTTGTCTGAAGATTTCGACTTCCTGACCAAAGGTGACGTTTTCACCGAAGATCAGATCAAATCCTATATCGAAATCAAACGGGCTGAAGTTCTTCGTTGGGAAATGGCTCCCAGCCCAGTTGAATTTGAAATGTATTATTCTCTCTAATTCTAATTTGAATCTATTCTGTCCTTGACAGGATAGGGTTTTTTAGAAAAGGGGATGTCCGGAACTTTTCGGGCATCCCCTATTTTTATTACTGTCTGTTGTTTTATTATATTGCGGCATATTTTCTTTCCGATTGTCGGGGGACAATTAAAGAACGGCCGCTCTTCAATTCTATAATTTAAAGAGAGGTCTCTTATGGCTGTAACATCCCGCCATGAACGTCCCGCGGAAAGAGGATGCCAGCCTTTATCTTTTCCGGCTTTCGTTTTGTTCATTGCCGGAATGATGGCTATTCCGTCTTTGGCTTTTGATTCTATGTTACCGGCTTTGCCGGAAATGGGAAAAAGCTTTTCGGTTACAAATCCAAATGACCAACAATGGATTATTGTTGTTTATTTTCTGGGTATTGGTTTCGCCCAAATCTTCTATGGTCCTTTATCTGACCGCTTTGGTCGTAAGCCGGTTTTGATAACAGGTTATATCCTGTTTATCTTGACTAGTTTGATGGTCGGGCTGTCCCAAAGCTATCCATTATTGCTGGCTGCCCGTTTGATCCAAGGTGTCGCAGCGGCCTCGTCCCGTGTTTTGGCAACCTCTATTGTTCGTGACTGTTTTTCCGGTCGGCGCATGTCAAAAGTCATGTCCTTTGCGGTCATTATTTTTATGGGCGTGCCTATTTTTGCACCTTCATTGGGATCAGTCGTCTTATTATATGCATCTTGGCGGGCGATTTTCTTCTCTTTGACCTTATTTACCCTGTTCTTCATTGCCATGATTATCTGGCGTTTGCCGGAAACCTTGCATCCTGAAGATCGGCGTGATCTTGACTGGAAAGATACCATCAGAGCCGCAGGGCTTTTCTTTAAGAGCAGAGATACGGTTGCCTATACTTTGGCTTTGATGATGATCGAAGGTGGTTTGTTGGGTTATCTTAACTCTGTTGTGGAGATTTTTACCGATAATTTTCACGCTTCACCGAAAGTCTTTAACCTTGCCTTTGCCGCAGGCGGGGGCTTCATGATTCTGGCCTGTCTTACTAACTCTTTTCTGGTCGAAAAAGTGGGTATGCATCGGTTAGGACATGGGTCATTATTCATGATGATTGCAATGTCTATCGCTCATGCTTTCTTGGGCTATTGCGGTCTCGAAACGGCTTATACTTTTGTCATCATGCAGGGTATGACCATGTTTTTCTTTTCTCTCTGCATTGCCAATTTCTCGGCCATTTCTATGGAACCCATGGGGCATATCGCGGGTATGGCATCATCAATCCAAGGATTCATCTGGCTCGTCGGCGGTGATTTCTTTGGGGCGATATTGGGACAGATGTTTAATAATACCATTTTCCCGATGACCATCGGAAACGCTCTTTATGGTCTCTTTGCCCTTGCTATTATTTTATGGGCTGAAAAAGGCCGCCTTTTTGTCCCCAAAGAAAATCAGTAATCTTTCGATATTCTGATATTACCGCTTGATCGTCCTACGGTCGAAACCGATGACAAAAGCGAAAGCCAGCGATTGATCTGGAACTGAACACTGGTCAGGGAATATCCCTGACCATCGGTTTCGACTTCGACATAGGTATGCCGTCCGATATATTTACCGGCTGCGACGGCAGTTTTCTGGCTATTCTGGCTAGATGATGTAATCCTAAGCCGGTCAAGTCTGGCTAACTTTCTGACATTATTGATCGGGTCAACATTCGCACCCCCATGTCGTAGCTGATTAAGCGCGCTGGCAAGCTGTAACGCTTCTGGAGCAGACAGATTGGTAATCGAACTACCAAACAAAAGTTGTGCCAGTAATTCATCTTCCGGCATAGCGGGATTGCTGGTAAAATTGATTTCCGGTTTTAAAGCCGTGCCAGTAACGTGAATAGTCGCATCTGTTGAATTAAGCGTTGCACGCGCCGTCAGATCAAGCGCTGGTTCGACGGGTACTTCGCCTTGGAAGCGAATATTCCCGCGATCAAGCGTAAAACGTCGCCCTGCAAAATCATAATTACCCCGAATAAGATCAGTTCTTCCCAAAATAGAGGGATTGTCGATATTCCCACTAATATTAAGCTCGGCGCGCCATTCGCTATCCAATCCCATACCAGTCACATTGAGACGGTTATGCGCATGGGTCTTTAAATCCAATGTCCATGCTTTTGGAGGCGTTTGCGTTACCGGATTTTCTTCGATGCGATTGATCTCTTTAATCGGTAAATGAGGAATCGACGCATTTGATGACTTGCCTAGCTGATAATTGGCGCGCTTGATCTGTATGTCCCCGCTGATACGTCCTCCATCGCCTTGGGAATCCAGCGACAAATCGCCGGACACCGTCGCTTTGAAATCATCGCGGTTAATCAGAACGGCATCATCTGCTTTTAAGCGGATAGCCAGACCAACACCTTGAGGCGCTGCGAAATTAATCGTCGCCTTGCCATTGATCCGCCCTTTGTTTGAAGTATCTCCGCTAAATTGATCTATAATAAGGCTGGTATCTGCAAAGTTACCTTGCATTTGCACTTGATCGATAGTCAGGCCTGTTGTTGCACCTTCTAATCGACCTTGATTCATTGCCAATTTGCCGGTCAAAAAAGGATGATCAATCGTGCCACCAACATCGGTGAAAAACGCAAGTCCACCGGAAAGATCAATATTGTCGATACCCAATAATCGCCACAGGGTTTCGCTGGCACCTTTAAAACGGATTTGTGCTCTCATAGGCAGATGGCGAAATTCTGTCAGATTAAAAGACGTATTTGGGCTGTTCCGCCATTCGGCCTGTGCCCGTCCAACAATCTGATTATTATCTTGAACGACCGCTCTTAAAGCCAGCTTTTCAGGATTGAGAATAGCCGCCACACCCGCGTCAATCGGACGTGATGATAGAAAAATACCGGAACGAGACAATCCCCGCAGAGTAAGATTCATCATACCTCTTGGGATATTAGTCTGATCTTGCTGCCATGTAATTTGGCCATGGGCATAGCCACCAAGGCCTAATCCCGGATGAAAAATATCTAGTAAAGATAAAGGAATTTTTTCGAGGGCGATGCTGCCTTCATTTTTGCTTTTACCAAGATAACCTTTTAATTTGGCGCTGCCGCCACCTGTAATTTCAATCCGGCTTTCTTCAAGACGAATACCGCCATCTTTATCTTTTGTAAGCTGCGCTGCTTTATCAAGGCGAAGCCCGATATGGGCAATGCTACCATGACCTTCGATAGAATAATGATCGCGAGATAGATGGATTAGGCTGTCTATATCAAAAGGTTGACCGCGATTTCCAGATGCGACCAGATGAAAAATACCCTCATCACGATCGAAATGAAAATTCCCCTTTAACTGACCAATATCAAATAATTTTCCTTTGATTTCTTGCCCTGACAGCAGGCCATCCACAATAGACGTATTTTGGCCTAGCTGGATATGAGCATTGATATCACCATGACGAATAACCGATTCAAAAACACCGCCTAAATGACCGTTGTTGGTCGTCAGGGCGACATTTATCTGCTGTTCGTTATCAGATGTAGGATTGAGTGGGACTTGAAAATTAATTCGACCAGTCAACGCGCCACTGGATTGTAGCTGACCATTAACGCCCCGTCCAACAGCCGTCAGATCGCCAGAAAAATGAGATGCCGAAATATCAAGATTTTGAACATGGATGACGGTTGGCTGGCGGGGGATGACATCAATTCGTCCCAATCCCTTAAAATTGCCGAGAGGCGATCCACCATGGCTATTCCAATCATACCCTTTTTGTGTTGGTTCAAGGATCAGATTGACGTCTTTTAAACCAAGGCTGTCAACCGGATGGTCAAGTTGAATATCAAGATGAGGATGGGCAATATCACCATCAAGTTTCAGCCTTAAACTGCCATAGCTACGTTGATTGCCGCTGCCGATAAGATGCAACGGATTGCCATTGCCATTATCGCGTTGCCCCTTCGCATTGAGCTGGAGGGCAGGGGATTGCAGGATAACTTTTTGAAGGTCGGTCGTCCCGTTAATTTGCCGTGTAAAATCAACGTTAAGCGTCGGTGCGCCTTCCATCAGACCTTTTAGAAAAGCATTCTCAAAATTTTCTGTCCATGTCTTTAAATGCCCCGTGGCCTTTACCCCATCTACACCCGCATGATGCTCGACATAAATTTCACCTTCGGCATCCAAAAGGGCAAATTCAGGTATAGGATAACGTGTCAGACGGGGTTTGATATCGGCCTGATAACTTCCGTCTTTTAAATCTATATCAAGCAGACCTTCACCACTCAAAAAATGAGATGCCAAAGAGGTCTTTTCTCCAATGAGATGGTTATGGGTTATATGAAAGATGCCGCTGATAACTAAATCGCGCGTTAAATCTTCTGTGGTATGATCTGTGCCAGAAATATGCTTGATTGTAAGCTTTAAGGGCAGATGCGATAATCCATCAGATAGAAGCGTTTCGCCTTCCAAAGTCGCCGCTTCATAATGCTCTTTCCCAAAAGAAAGCCAGCCTGCTTTGAGCTGATAACTGAAATGTCCTTTTTCAAAGCTACCATCCAGATGGTTTAGAAGGGTAATATGCTCGCCTTCCATCTTAGGATCGAGCGCTTTGCTTTGCCTTAACAGGGTCTCGATGACGATCGAATGATAAAGACCCTTGGCAAAATCAATGCCGCCTTGGCTTTTTATATCAAGCGTTGGGGAAAGAAGGCGTATCTGACCATTGATGCTATGATCTTTCTGGTCAAATTCTGATAAAATACGGGTTTCACTACCCAATAAACGGGCTGTATTGGGCTTAACAAGGCGCGATAACGCCGCCCAACCCGCAATATACCAGTGACCTTTATTTTGTTTTAAATGGATATCAGCCAGCGGATTCTGGTCGAGTAAAGCATGAATATGCCCTTGCCAGTTTGTCCATTCTCCTTGCCCGTTTAAATCGGCAGCGAGTGTTTTTTTAATTCCGGTAAGATCAGCAATCGATCCTTTTTCTGGTGCCAATAGATTGGCTTTTAACGCAAATCTGTTTTTTTCAGGATTGATGTCTGCCAGAAAATGAAAGCTGTCTTTTAAGGTCG
Encoded here:
- a CDS encoding S9 family peptidase, translating into MSQSSALPSPPVAQKRAHSFTLHGKTLQDEYAWLKDPHYPTVDDPDILDYLKQENAFFEQAMKPRAALTGQLFSEMKARLQEDEQAVPWQDGDYLYWWSFQSGSQYRAWYRRLMADTEDKKQILIDEAAEAESYDYFRLGALSISPDGRLAAWTCDNNGAERFTLQIRDLESGKDIETVSSVVNGAVVWSADSRAVLYTEVNDNWRNYRAMRHIIGEDSSQDREIYREQDDGFRVSLSRSQDRQWIFLESGNHQTSEIYLIPTDDIDSPPDLISPRKTGRLYSVDSGQGKLWILTNDNHVNFRLASASFDTASDWQTEIAGSDLLYLTGLHAFSDHLLLSARKEGLDQIILRHPDGQLEYIEFPEASYSVSFDHNPAYDPVYYRLRYESMVTPPTIYDYDPDSKTLRFLKRQEVPSGYDPEAYSSERLMIKARDGVSVPVTVVYRKDFEKDGEGKLLLYGYGAYGISIAPYFSTSRLSLLDRGFAYAIAHIRGGDDLGYQWYLDGKLEKRWNSFHDFSDVAKGLIEHHFTKSGKIAIHGGSAGGELMGVVSNTDPNLWGAVVAEVPFVDVLNTMLDESLPLTPGEWPEWGNPITDEKAFDLILSYSPYDNVKAQPYPPMLITGGLNDPRVTYWEPAKWTARLRATKSDNNELLCKINMGAGHGGKSGRYARLEETAEAYSFVISHLAD
- a CDS encoding aminopeptidase P family protein, whose protein sequence is MSSHRQRLGALRTELARENLNGFFVPLTDEHMSEYIGAYACRLEWLTGFGGSAGSAVVLEGQAAIFVDGRYTIQVTEQVDPELWSYKSLPADDPVAWAIAHLKAGDRIGYDPWLASLGWEKQARRRLDAQKIELVALPTNPIDAIWSDRPLPSQAPAFIQPENLAGKTSEQKRHEVAEWLNAKQADTLVLTALDSIAWLFNMRGSDVSCTPVALAFALTHKDGSADLFIDPAKTDDALKEAMGNAVHFHDQADFPDALKALSGKSVIVDPERTVAAITALLQDGGARLSYDRDPVVLMKAIKNRAEIEGHRQAQLWDAVALAKFFYWLSQTAPKRQLTELSAAEKLLSFRQESGHLVDLSFETISAAAAHSAIPHYRVTEASNLPLKKDEIYLVDSGGQYPNGTTDVTRTVIIGTPTEEMKQRFTLVLKGHIALATAVFPAGTSGGQLDSFARQYLWRAGVDYAHGTGHGVGAFLSVHEGPQRISPSGGAFSGGNEVLRAGMILSNEPGYYKSGAFGIRIENLLLVKPVEVAEAEKPCLAFETLNFTPIDRNLINSSLLSESEISWLNQYHQEVCQKLLPFLSMQEAEWLKAATAPLRG
- a CDS encoding P-II family nitrogen regulator, with the translated sequence MKKIEVVIKPFKLEDVKAALTDAGISGITVTETRGYGRQKGHTELYRGAEYVVDFLPKVKLETVVPDELVENVVEAVTVAARTGRIGDGKIFISDVLDAIRIRTGERGIEAI
- the glnA gene encoding type I glutamate--ammonia ligase; amino-acid sequence: MANSASDLLKLIKEKEIDWVDLRFTDPKGKWQHLTMASTVVGEDDLNDGFMFDGSSIEGWKTINESDMILKPDLDAFYIDPFSASPMLILICDIVEPATGEFYSRDPRSTAKRAEAYVKTLGLGDTVYIGPEAEFFLFDDVRFDSGYNGSFYRVDDIELPTNSGREYDNGNLAHRPGVKGGYFPVAPVDSAVDIRSEMVSTMLEMGLPMDKHHHEVAPAQHELGLTFGTLTQTADRMQVYKYVVHQIAQAYGKTATFMPKPISGDNGSGMHTHISIWDGGKPTFAGSEYAGLSENALYFIGGIIRHAKAINGLTNPSTNSYKRLVPGFEAPVLLAYSARNRSASCRIPYGTGEKSRRVEIRFPDATANPYLCYTALLMAGIDGIQNKIHPGEAMDCNLYDLPPEELAKVPTVAGSLREALDALSEDFDFLTKGDVFTEDQIKSYIEIKRAEVLRWEMAPSPVEFEMYYSL
- a CDS encoding multidrug effflux MFS transporter gives rise to the protein MAVTSRHERPAERGCQPLSFPAFVLFIAGMMAIPSLAFDSMLPALPEMGKSFSVTNPNDQQWIIVVYFLGIGFAQIFYGPLSDRFGRKPVLITGYILFILTSLMVGLSQSYPLLLAARLIQGVAAASSRVLATSIVRDCFSGRRMSKVMSFAVIIFMGVPIFAPSLGSVVLLYASWRAIFFSLTLFTLFFIAMIIWRLPETLHPEDRRDLDWKDTIRAAGLFFKSRDTVAYTLALMMIEGGLLGYLNSVVEIFTDNFHASPKVFNLAFAAGGGFMILACLTNSFLVEKVGMHRLGHGSLFMMIAMSIAHAFLGYCGLETAYTFVIMQGMTMFFFSLCIANFSAISMEPMGHIAGMASSIQGFIWLVGGDFFGAILGQMFNNTIFPMTIGNALYGLFALAIILWAEKGRLFVPKENQ
- a CDS encoding translocation/assembly module TamB domain-containing protein is translated as MPEKQDMPPESKETLPEEMAEIHSPIEKEKAGQKQSKLRHLWRFILLPILFFAVALPAIFLLFLDSSIGHRLIIDEIRKQKLPTGLHFSIEHIDGSIWHKMQIEKLRFYDLDGVFLEIPNLTLDWRLWDLWKKHWDIQTLQANSARLWRLPRLKSQGKPFRLPNSYIRIDHLILTHIEIIPQKRNNPQQNITAIPVMDIRGHALSTSGQLKAEITITSTLKDSFHFLADINPEKNRFALKANLLAPEKGSIADLTGIKKTLAADLNGQGEWTNWQGHIHALLDQNPLADIHLKQNKGHWYIAGWAALSRLVKPNTARLLGSETRILSEFDQKDHSINGQIRLLSPTLDIKSQGGIDFAKGLYHSIVIETLLRQSKALDPKMEGEHITLLNHLDGSFEKGHFSYQLKAGWLSFGKEHYEAATLEGETLLSDGLSHLPLKLTIKHISGTDHTTEDLTRDLVISGIFHITHNHLIGEKTSLASHFLSGEGLLDIDLKDGSYQADIKPRLTRYPIPEFALLDAEGEIYVEHHAGVDGVKATGHLKTWTENFENAFLKGLMEGAPTLNVDFTRQINGTTDLQKVILQSPALQLNAKGQRDNGNGNPLHLIGSGNQRSYGSLRLKLDGDIAHPHLDIQLDHPVDSLGLKDVNLILEPTQKGYDWNSHGGSPLGNFKGLGRIDVIPRQPTVIHVQNLDISASHFSGDLTAVGRGVNGQLQSSGALTGRINFQVPLNPTSDNEQQINVALTTNNGHLGGVFESVIRHGDINAHIQLGQNTSIVDGLLSGQEIKGKLFDIGQLKGNFHFDRDEGIFHLVASGNRGQPFDIDSLIHLSRDHYSIEGHGSIAHIGLRLDKAAQLTKDKDGGIRLEESRIEITGGGSAKLKGYLGKSKNEGSIALEKIPLSLLDIFHPGLGLGGYAHGQITWQQDQTNIPRGMMNLTLRGLSRSGIFLSSRPIDAGVAAILNPEKLALRAVVQDNNQIVGRAQAEWRNSPNTSFNLTEFRHLPMRAQIRFKGASETLWRLLGIDNIDLSGGLAFFTDVGGTIDHPFLTGKLAMNQGRLEGATTGLTIDQVQMQGNFADTSLIIDQFSGDTSNKGRINGKATINFAAPQGVGLAIRLKADDAVLINRDDFKATVSGDLSLDSQGDGGRISGDIQIKRANYQLGKSSNASIPHLPIKEINRIEENPVTQTPPKAWTLDLKTHAHNRLNVTGMGLDSEWRAELNISGNIDNPSILGRTDLIRGNYDFAGRRFTLDRGNIRFQGEVPVEPALDLTARATLNSTDATIHVTGTALKPEINFTSNPAMPEDELLAQLLFGSSITNLSAPEALQLASALNQLRHGGANVDPINNVRKLARLDRLRITSSSQNSQKTAVAAGKYIGRHTYVEVETDGQGYSLTSVQFQINRWLSLLSSVSTVGRSSGNIRISKDY